Genomic DNA from Colius striatus isolate bColStr4 chromosome 7, bColStr4.1.hap1, whole genome shotgun sequence:
GCATGGAGCATCTAGCATCCCTGCTCCTGGAAAGGAGCTCCTGGGCTGCCTCTTGGTCCCACCCTGTGCTGACCAGACTCCCGAAAACAGACTTACGGACAAgtctcctcctcagcctcagtCTCCCTTCTGCGCTGTGCAGGCTCCAGGCCCAGGTGCTGTGCATGACAGGGGCATGCTGCGGTGTAAGACAGGGTCCCACcaagcacagagctgtgggTACAGCAGGAACGGTggctgcacagcacagcccaaACAGGAAAGTCTGCTTTGCCAGCCCAGGAACCGggcggccccagcagccccacctCACCACTGACCCAAGTGGTGCTCACGCAGGTGAAAAGCCAACGGGGAACTCCCTGAGGGACCAGGAAGCAAAacctgccctcctgcctgcGAGAGGCCAGCAGGcactgctgcctggctctgtgCCCCGGCAAATCCGCTGCTCTGAGTTATCCCTGCAGCGATGCTGGGCTGGACCAGACTGCAGGCACACCGTGCAACGGgacagctgctggctgcagcgTGGCTGCACATATCCATGGGAGCTCCGTGCTTGGGGAGCTCTGCCTTGGCACACCATGGCCCAATGCACCATCTGAGGGCCCTGAAAACACATGCAGCAGTAGCAGTGGAGATGAAGTGGGATGTTCTGCTCCAGCATAGCAGGGAGGACAGACAGGGTGAGAGAATATGCTTGGGAGGCTCCATCCCCCAGTGCCAACAGCAACACCAGGCACATGTCCCAGGAACCGTTTCACCAGCATTCATGTCACATTCAATTTACCCTTCCTCCCTTGTCACCAGTTCACCAAAGTCAGCTTAAAACCCACCTCAGCACCACAGAAATTACAGGTGGTACCAGAAGCAAGGAGTGATATCACTAGTGCCCAATGGCTGATGGGGAAGAGACCCTGGAAGCCAGACCTGTCCCAGGTGTGCTGGACCATCCTGTCTCACTGGTCCTGCCAGATTTTCACATGGCCACCAAGGCTTTTCACACTAGATGCCTGGGCTGTCCCTCCGCCACCTGAAACACAGCCACACTCACAAGCATCCTACActcctgctgctcagagaagCATCACCCCTGGGAGCAGAGGATGCTGCGGGAACGATGCTGCAGCAAACCTAGGTGAAACTGATGCCAAAACATGTTTTGCTCTAAACTGGCAGCCCCAGAGGACTCTTGAGAGAAATATATAGCAGGgacaggaggaaaagggaacaTGCTCAATAAAATCAGGCAGCATGAGCCTCACAGGACTGGGTGCCACACAGCCCACCTGGAAAAGCAAGATCCCAACCCAAAAATCACCCCTATTACGGGCAGAGTGTAAGAAACAGCTttcagaaaagaagggaaaagggacCCAAAAACATGACAGTAACATTGCAAatgcagtgagccctccctgccccctgccatGCACTGCGCCAGCCTTTCTCCCTGGCCCAGCTCCCTAGGTACACTGCAAGCTGCTCTTGAAGAGGTACGCCTATATTTTTCAGTCAAAACCACAACCATGATGTATTCCAGGGCTGGGAAATGAGAGGTCTGGAGGCATGCTATAAATAGAATACCCAGCTACAGAAATAGCCATGGCTGCAGcacctgtgggcagcagaggacAAGCTCCGAGGGAGCCCAACAGCTTAGCCCCTGTCCCAGAGCACAGCCACAGGCAGGCCCGGGCAGCCATGAGCCCCCAGCGCGGTGCCGGCTGGGAGATGCCGGCTGGCCTGGGCACAACGCCAACCCACCAGCTGCCTACAAAGCCCAGCATGCCAGGGACAGGGCTGCACCCCAGACAGACTCCTGCCTGCTTCCTGCCAGCGCAGGGAGGGCGAAGCTAAACCAGCAGTATCTCGGGTGAAGTTTGGATGCTGCCGGCAGACCAGCTGCacctggggagcagaggcagcgCTCAAGGTGAGTTTGGGCTGCTCTCTGGAGCGAAATGCTGGCTGCATGCAGGGGGGTAGTgtctgtgttcagcagctggAGAATgagctgcagggatgggcaTCTGCCTGAAACACTTTCCTGTGAGCTTGGCACTGCGTGCACAGCTGTAGGTAAACACTGCAGTTAGTAGAGGCTGGTTAGATGGAAAGGAGAAGGCAGGCTTGGCTGGTAGCACTGGGAAGAACAGTGCAGAAATTAGAGGTGGTGTTCACCCTCCAGGAAGGGCTGCGCAGCTATGTTGCCTCCTTTCCTTTaattttcactttcagaaaaacACTTGGGTGAAATTCCCTCAAGGGAAGTTTCTCCCTGCTCGGCTGGCCTGTTGCCACTCTCTacctggctgctggggaggagacCCCTTCCCAGCATGGGGTGTGGATGGAGGTAGCAGAGGGATGTTCAGCATCTCCCAGCTTTACAGGCACCTTCAGCTGCGGGAGAAGCGCTGCCTTAGGGCTTTCCACCCCAAGGGCAGTCAGGGAGAGCGCATGCAAGCACTGAGCCACATGTGTCAAGGCTCCAACTCTGCGGGCTGCCATCAGGCAAGTGCATTTCCTACCAGCCTAGGCAACATTTTGCAGTCCATGAATAACAAAAATGAATTGCAGAAAATTGGGGCAAAAGAAAGGTGTCTCTGGAGACCTCTACTTTACACTGCACGCTGGTTTTGATCTGTGCATACATAGCCCTCCAACCCAGTAATCAGGTAAGACATGAACTGGTAAATGAGGTTTTAACCCCCTTTGCATtcccagcacatctgggtaaGGCAATGATCACTGCCTTTGCTCCCAGAGAAACTTTGCAGGATACTTATAAGAGCTACTGGGTGCAAGTAACCCCCATGGAATCCTCCTCGGTGGGAATGGGAACAGTTCCCACCTCACAGGCTGAATCCTGAAAGTCCATTTTTAACTCTGACTAGAACATAGAATTGACATATACAGCACAGTGGTAACAGAAACCACAGGATTTGGGTGTAGGAAAATAAATAGGATTTATAATTCAGCTGCTAGGCACAGGCAGGCCATACAACCCACCCCAAGACTTCCATCTGCCAGACCTGCGttagcacagcctgcaccaccAAGACCATCAGTGTAGGGGCTGGCTGGCTCATCTAGGGGGTCGCAGCCTGCCTCTAAGCCCTCACCACACATCTCTACTCagatgcagctgcaaatgagctgcTCATGCAGTGAACTTGCTTATTTGTGGATACAAACCCTCCATTCAAGCAAAAggagcaacaaaaaaaataagggCGCAAAGAAAAAGCCTACCCATAAGATCcgagctgtttttgcttttaaggACACTTATTTTGCTGGGGTAAAATCTTCACAACCGCTTTCTGCATTTCCCTCCAGAGAAGAATACTCTTcaagggggagggaaaaaaggcaatGATCTATGGTTGGAAAGCCATTTTTCCATCATATTTGATTGGAACTATTAGACCTCATtttctcagagcagagctgttggCTTCACTTGGTGGGAAGGATGTCACTggtctcttttcctctctttcccccTCTCTAGATTGGCTATATTAGAGGATGTCAGTTTAATTGTGTACTTTCTCTTTGAGGCTGACAGCTGAAGATGGCAGAACCTGAGAGCACAGTCATAAACACCGATGTGAAACAGGTAAAAGGTTGTTTGTTACAAAACATACATCCTGTATTTCTAAAGCAAGTTTTGAAATACCACTGCAGGCGAGGACATGCCACAGCCTGGATGGAGCTGTAGTGGCCTCAGTTGCTTGTGCTTAGATTTCAGAGGTGGcctgtcccagggctgctgggcactTGGTCCTACAGATTTCCACAGGGGAAGAGGCTGCAGGAATGAAGCCCCAGTTGCATGAACAGGACAAGTGCATTTGCTCACACTTCAATTTTGGAGCAGCCAGGGACAACACAGCAGCTTCTCTATATATAGATTCAGACACAAAGGGTAAAACCACCAGTACATGCAGAAaacccagcagtgcccagcttGGCACAAACAGATGATCATGGCTGTGGTATGCCCACATGCAGCAAAATAATGAAGCAATCCCCTCTGATATGAGCTGTCGTCAGAGCACATGGCACTTACCAGACAGGTTGGGCTTTCACAACTGCCTGTGCCATCCTTGGTGACCTGAAAAAGAATACTGGGTTTCATATCTCTCCTCCAAAGACCCTGTGGTATCAGGAACCATGACATTTGAGTGATGCAGTGGCCAACCAGGGAGCCCTGTGTCCCTCTGTTCACCCCACCTCCCCCCAAGCTCCTCCTTTGATGTTCCGCCATCCCTCTTTCCTCCTTGTCCTACAGAAAGACCCCAAAGAGGCCCTGGTCGTTGCAGTGACCGCCAGAGCCATCTTTGACCTGGAGGAGGAGCACAAGCTCTACCTGGAGAAGGGCAAGGAGGAGTATGCAAGGCATCAGCAAGCCAACCAGGACAATCCCCTGCCACCAGGCACAGCCTTCATCTTCATTCAGGTGAGCCTCACACCTGCCCAGTGGCACATGCAGACTCAGAGGATAGGGTGGAAGCTCAGCATTCCCAGCTTTAGGTCTCAGCTCCCATCACAGGGTGTAGGTATGCCCAGCCTGGCCTCTTGACCTCATTGTGGGACATTAAGATGTGTGTTCCTCACTAGTCCCACATGTCCACCTCCTCCCTGGTGTGAtatcctcctcctgccctcctggAGATGGCTTTTGCAGGATGGTTGCTCTGCCTGGCTCTCCATAAAATCATACAGTCATAGAatcttgtacccgttgccccttgtcctgtcactggacatcactgagaacagcctggctccatcctcctgacactcaccctttaaatatttgtaaacattaataacgtcgccccagctccctcagcctttcatcataagggagatgttccactcccttaatcatctttgtggccctgtactgaactctctccagcagctccctgtccttcttgaactgaggggcccagaaatggacacgatattccagatgtggtctcacaaaggctctggcagaggagttagactagatgatctttcgaggtctcttccaacccttaagattctgtatgGAAGAAATATGTGTCAGTGGTTCTCTGtatggttggaaaaaacctttaagatcattgaatcaAACCACTAccctcacactaccaagcccatcactaacctgtgtccctcagcaccacagctacacagcttctcactatctccagggatggggactccaccatctccctgggcagcctgggacagtgtctaacaactctcttggtgaaaaaattcttcctagtcttcaatctaaacctcccctggtgcaacttgtggccatttcctcttgtcctatcactcattacttaggagaagagaccaacccctaCCTCACTATAGCCTCCtttcagggagctgcagagccagaaggtctcccctcaacctccttcagactaaacatcttcagctccttcagctgcttctcatcagacttattctccagacccttcaccagctccgttgcctgtctctggacacactccagtacctcaaagttcttcttgtagtgagggaaccagcactgaacacagcatttgagttgcagcctcaccagccccaagtacagggggacaatcacttccctggtcctacTGGCCACACCATttctgatccaagccaggatgccattggcctttttggccaaaGCTAGCCTTGCCATAGCTGACAGATGCTGCACAAGCCACTAACCTTAACTGCAAAAGAGCCCTAGCAAAGCCATTGCAGTCATGCCTCTCCAAAGGTCTCATCTTCTCCTCACAGGCAGTGCAGTATGTGAACAGGATGATACTGGAGAGCAACCCAGAAGAGAAGGAACTCTTTGACATCGTGGTGTTCTCCAACAACAGCCCTGAGAGCGGTGTGCGCATCGTCAACAGTGCCAAGTTCTATGGTGAGGGAGACCCCATCCCAGGGTGCCTGCTTTGCCTGGGAGGCAGATAAGGCACCATAGTGGTGTATCAGTGGCAAATAAACAGCCAGGAGATAGAAGGGGTTATTTTGGAAACAAGGCCAATTCCTGCCAGCCCTGTGCAACTCGCCCAGAGTGGCAGAGCACACCCAGGATACAAGTTCcatggcagagcccagctcctTTTGGCCATATCCTTTGCACCAAGGGGTCTGGCAGCATTTTACACAGCCTAGGCATCCCCAGGCAGCTACTAAAGAAACggagttctttaaaaaaaactcacTCACTAAATCCCAGAATGCTGTCAAGAAGGCTCATTTAAGGGAGGGATGAAGGGAATACTTAACTGCACGCTGCAGttttgcagcagcaacaggccAAGAAGATACAGCAAGAACACGGGCAGGTTCCCCAGATAGCACTGGAAAATGAATTAccctgagctctgcagaaaagcatGCCATGtcctggggaggggggctgTGAAGAGGACATTGCCCCATAACAGACTTTGCTCACATCCCCTGACCCAAAGGCCTCGAGATCTCCAAGTTCTACTTTGTCAGCGATGAGGACTCCACGCAGTACCTGAAGCCTCACGGAGTCAAGCTCTTCCTCTCAGCTGACAGGACAGATGTCTTGAATGCCCTCCAGAGAGGTGAGTTCTCCCCTCCATCCCACATCCCCACACCcacaccacactttttctaaGCAGCTGTGTAGCAACACCAAAGCCCATACCCTCCCAGTGGCAAGGTGGGGAATGAACATTTCAGTACAGTCCTGAACAGATCAATATCCTCTTCTGTCCCCACTAGTAGCCTGCAGATACACCAGAGTTTCTCAGATGCCTTCATAAGTCACCAAGTACTTTATGTACATTTCTGGCTGTACCTCCACTATGGGCTGACATTTAAGCCTTTCTAACCAAAGATGCTGCCCATGGCTGCTCTCTGGATCAATGACAGCGCATCAGAGATTTCCAAGGCTTTGTGAGGATGCCCTAGAAATTTACTTTCTTGCTACATGTACTCAGTGATAGACATAAGCACATGCTTGACCTCAGTCGGAGGGAGTGCAGTGTCCTCAACAGCTCTAATGGGGTTAATTGCCTCCTTATTAATTTGCTTGGGTGTGAGCATATCAGCTGGCCCAAGTGCATCAAGGTCAGGAGGAGGCCATTCACAGCCTGGGCTTTCCTTCACTACACAGCACATTCCTGGAGTATCCTTGAGGAGTATTATTGATCTGACATGTGTCCCTCATCCAGGGGCCTGGGTCCATGGGGGCAGGGAGCAACATGACAGAAGAGACCTGTAATTAAGCCAATTACCACAATCAAGCAGAGGTGCCAATCCCTGTTACTCAAGAGTACAGAGTGCTAAATCTGGGCATCAAATCCAAGCTTGGCAGGGTGAGCCAGAACCAGGAGGAGGGCTTCtcatgcctccacaatcacccATCATCTCTTAGCAAACCTCAGTATCTCTTCAGACATGCCCATTGCCATAGGGGCACAACACAGCCCCAGAAAGGCTGGGCTGGCTCCCACAAAGTCCCCTGGCTTGGAGACCCTGACAATGTGATGTGGGACAGGACTGTGGCAGATACGTGGGGAAGAGCTGGCCACACAAGAGCTGCCCTGGGACAGGGTGTCCAGCCTGACCCACTCCCTCGCTGTGTCTCGCAGGAGTCTCGGCAGCGCAAGTCTTCCAGCAGGACATCCAGGGCCCCAGCATCCCACTGCGTGTGGCGTTCGATGGTGACGCTGTGCTCTTCTCTGACGAGACAGACCAGGTCTTCCGGGAgcaagggctggagggggccAAGCAGTATGAGCGGGCGATGGAGGCTGTGCCCATGGGAGAGGTGAGCAAGCCACCCCACTTTCATGGGCACCCAGAGACTCTGCAGCCACCATCAGCACCTCTCTTGCTAGGGCTGTGCCATCAGTAGCCAAAGCAGCACAAATCCTTACAGGTTCTCTTTGCATTCACCACTGTCTCTGGTGTGGGTCTGGCCTGAAGTCCCACTGGAGATGGATCTGGCCTGATGTCTCCTATAAGTGATTACAAATATCCAGGGTTGTGGTTACCCACAGTGCCACCCTTTGTCAGCTGGGACCTCTTGTTGTGCAAGTCCCTGCACAACTCAGACCCAGAGGCACTGCTCACTGAGATGTATCTTCCTGGTCACTCTGGGATTAGGATGAGCACTACAATGTTCACCTTCCTCCTGAGCATCCCAGTACACAGCACACATGCatcccagcactgcccagtCCCGTACCCCACTGGTAGCCCTGCGCTCCACAGGGTCCTGAGAACCCCTGGAATAGGAATAAGTACGGGCTTGTACAGGCCGAGTAGATGTCTCCTTATTTCTTACCCACTCCTGTGTTTCCAGGGTCCCCTGAAGGCTTTTGCCATGCACCTTGGGAAGATGCGGCAGAAGTTCCGCCAGGAAGACTCGCCCATCCGCACGTACCTAGTGACTGCCCGCAGTGGCCGGGACATGGGCACCAGGGCCCTCAAGACGATCCGGGAGTGGGGCTTGGACATCGATGAGGCTTTCTTCATGGATGGGGCTCCCAAGGGCCCCATCCTCGCCCAGATCCAGCCCCACATTTTCTTTGATGATGGGCTCCATAATATCCAGGGGGCTCAAAATGTGGGTGTACCCTCTGCCTGGgtcccctcctgctgctgatggGCTGCCAGCAGACCAGCAGTCCCctcttccagcagcacaggggactGAGCCAGTTGAAGGCAAACCTTCTGGTGAAGTGGGAAGGACTTCCTAACCTGCAGCAAGCTAACCTCAGGGAAAGAAGGTGAGAGCATTGCATGAGAGCACAGACCACCAGGCAAGACTTGATGTTCATTTCTGCTCCCAATAAGAGGCCCTTTAGATCTTAGGATAAAGCCAAAAGATGCAACCGCTCCAGGAAGGAAGGATACGTTTGCTGTGACACCAAGGACTACCACCTATCTGCTCTGTAGGTTCTGGAGACTTTTCAGTTCTGTcaagaaataaataaagctaTTGCCTTACACATGAGCTAAAAGAAGCATGAATCCTGGCACCAAAAATGCTGGCTTTGTCTGTGCTCAACCTCTGTCCCAGGGAAGTTCTCAAGGTGCTGCCTCACCAGACACACTCCGCTTGGCTTCCTGAGGAGGCTGATACGCTAGCAAGTCCTTCAGGCACCTCCAAACTCAGCAGAGGGAGAAAGACTTCAAAGCTATGAAGGACCtacaaaccttttaaaaatacatgatcaggttgaaaaaagaaaatcgaAGCTGTTCCCCCTTATAGAAGAGAATGGAGCACAAGTCACCTCTTTCTCAGTATGCAGGCTGCTCACAGGGTCCATAGGAGGGAGGCCCAGAGCCATAGGGCACAGcttctggagctgcagcccagttTCGAAGTCAGGCAGAGCTGCCACACAGTTCCGACGTCCTACCAGGagagggcactggagctgggctgCCGGCAGCACCAGCCAGGCAGGGGCCCGGGCAGGACCGGCTGCCCGCCCCTGAGCTTAAATGGGTCGCAGGGCCTTGGCTGGGGCTCCCAGATGTCGCTGCTCAGGGCTGATGGAGCCCATGCATGTGCTCAGGACCCTGCCTGGCACCAAGCCACCCTCCCCACACAGGGATATCTCTCCTCTGGCAATGTGGACTCTGCTCCTAACTTTCCTGCAGAGTGAGCAGCCCCCCAGGATTCACTGGCAGGTTTCTTTCCCCAGGTAACAGTTCCTACTAGAGGACACTGTGTTGCCCGGGGACACCCCAAATCCCTGGGAGCTCCCCAGAACAGtatcataaaaaaaaccaattggCTGCTCAGGGCAATGCTTGCTGGGTGACAGCAGGATTACGGATGGAGGAGGTAAAGATGGCTGTGGCTTAGGGGTTTTAAATCTCAGTGTaatcagaaagtattttttaaaaggtttctcAAGCATCACTCTCAGCActgctttttctcctccataaataaataagcacCCACGTGTCAGAGTCTTTCCCTCTTGCTGGTGTTCAGCAGCgctggaggaggctgggatAACTCACTGCTCCTTTACAGACATTCAGTTCTTTCAGCTGGTCTTACATACATGCATCAAAATGAAATACACAAGAAACCTTCAGTGGGCTTTGGATTAGGCCCCTGAACTCCCACTCCCCTGAACTCCCCACTCCCACTCTTGCTACCTGGTTCTTGGGATATCTGCATATCTCTCCCTAGCAAGTGGAGCTGCTGGCCCCAGGCATAGGCCACCATGTGGGCCCAAATTcagggctgccagggcaggatggGGATGATGGTGTGCAAGACCTTGGTGGGAAACCACCAAAGAT
This window encodes:
- the LOC104556838 gene encoding cytosolic 5'-nucleotidase 1A; protein product: MAEPESTVINTDVKQKDPKEALVVAVTARAIFDLEEEHKLYLEKGKEEYARHQQANQDNPLPPGTAFIFIQAVQYVNRMILESNPEEKELFDIVVFSNNSPESGVRIVNSAKFYGLEISKFYFVSDEDSTQYLKPHGVKLFLSADRTDVLNALQRGVSAAQVFQQDIQGPSIPLRVAFDGDAVLFSDETDQVFREQGLEGAKQYERAMEAVPMGEGPLKAFAMHLGKMRQKFRQEDSPIRTYLVTARSGRDMGTRALKTIREWGLDIDEAFFMDGAPKGPILAQIQPHIFFDDGLHNIQGAQNVGVPSAWVPSCC